TGGCTTTTTTGTGGTACTCGATCGCCTTTTTTTTATCTTTGAGCGACCTGTAGGCTATCCCTATATTGTTCAGGATATTGGCATCCCCGGGGTCCAGTTCCGCCTCTTCGAGCCATGCCTCTATGGCGTCCCCGTATCTCTCTTCCTTGTAGAGCTTAAGCCCCTTTGCGTGGAGTTCCTGTGCCGCTTTCGGTTTGGCGGCCCTGGGGGCGGGTTTTGGGGCTGCTTTTTCCTCTTCGGAAGGGGGGGCGTCACACCCGAATAATGACAGGGCTACAATCAGCGATAGAAAGAGGTGGCAAGCTTTTTTCATTTTCATGTGCGATAACGGGTGTGATTCCGGGGAGAAAGTGGCTGGGGGACCAGGATTCGAACCTGGATAGACGGTTCCAGAGACCGCCGTCCTGCCGTTAGACGATCCCCCACCAGCAGCGGACTGCACCAGCTAATTTACGCCAAAGTCCGCTTCCAGTCAAGGAATTTCTGTTGACAAACCGAAAGCTCCTCCGGTATACTTTATCTCTTTAACAAGGGGTCGAAATGAAGCTCAATATAAGGGATATCCCCGAGGAGGGGTTGACCCTTGAGCTAACGGAAGACGCTAGCGCAATGACCGAGGCGGCCGGTGGCGGCCCGGGTCTTTCCTTCCTCTCCCCGGTGGCGGCCCGCATCACGGTGAACCTTGCCGGTGAGGCGGTAAACGTCGAGGGGGAGCTAAAGGCCGTGCTTAAGCTCAACTGCTCGAGGTGCCTCGGCGAGGTCGAGCGTGAGGTCGAATCCGCTTTCTTCATCCCTCTCATGAAGGAAGAGGGGGCTGAGGGGAAAGAGGGGGAAGAGAGGGAGCTTACCGCCGATGAGATGGACAGTGGATGCCTCGAGGGGGACACCCTCGATACCACGGCGCTGCTCCTCGGCCAGCTCTTATCGGATGTCCCCATGCAGCCGCTTTGCGGTCCGGACTGCAAGGGGCTGTGTCATAGGTGCGGCGCGGACCTCAATAAAGGCCTGTGCTCCTGCACCGGCGAGCAGCGGGTAGACTCGAGGTTCGTGGCCCTTAAAAAGTTCAAGATGAAAAGGTGAGGTAACGAAAAATGCCAACTCCAAGAAAGAGACATACCAGGTCGAGAAGGGGTAAGAGGAGGAGCCACGACGCCCTCGTCAACCCCCCCGTCTCTCTTTGTCCCCAGTGCGGGGAGCCCAAGCGCCCCCATAACGTATGTCCCAACTGCGGGACGTATAAGGGCAGGGAAGTCATAAAGACCGAAGAGAGCTTATAGCCCCTCTCGAGCAGCACCCCCGTTATGAAAATAGCCATAGACGCAATGGGAGGGGACTTTGCTCCGGCCGTGACGGTAGAGGGTGGCGTGGAGGCCGCCCGTGAGGGCCTTCCGATCCTCCT
This genomic interval from Thermodesulfobacteriota bacterium contains the following:
- a CDS encoding DUF177 domain-containing protein; the protein is MKLNIRDIPEEGLTLELTEDASAMTEAAGGGPGLSFLSPVAARITVNLAGEAVNVEGELKAVLKLNCSRCLGEVEREVESAFFIPLMKEEGAEGKEGEERELTADEMDSGCLEGDTLDTTALLLGQLLSDVPMQPLCGPDCKGLCHRCGADLNKGLCSCTGEQRVDSRFVALKKFKMKR
- the rpmF gene encoding 50S ribosomal protein L32, encoding MPTPRKRHTRSRRGKRRSHDALVNPPVSLCPQCGEPKRPHNVCPNCGTYKGREVIKTEESL